In the Candidatus Saganbacteria bacterium genome, AGAAATTTTTCAGGGAAAGAAAACTTGATGCCGGATCAAATATTCAGTTCGGAGAAGGCGGGGCCGGTTCTTATTCGGACGGGAAGCTGTTCTCCAGGAAGAACAATTCTCCGGTCGCAAGTAAAGTCCTGGAAACTTTTGTCAGATTTGGCGCTCCTGACGATATAATTTTCAAAAGCAAACCTCATCTCGGGACGGATGTTTTGTGCGAGATCGTTAAAAACATCAGGAAATATATTATCTCAAAGGGCGGAGAGATCAATTTCTCTTCGAAAATGACAGGCCTTATTGTCAGTAACGCCAGAGCAAAAGGCGTCGTCATTAATTCTGTTAAAGAATATTTGTCTTCAAAGATATTCCTTGCTATAGGCCATTCAGCCAGAGATACATTTGAAATGCTGCATGAGCAAAATATACTTATTGAACAGAGGCCGATATCTGTCGGCGTGAGGATAGAACATCCGGCCGAACTTATAAATATGATCAGGAATAACAAGAAAGCCGCAACATATTCATTTTTATACACTGATAAGGAATCCGGCAGGCGCGTTTATACATTCTGCATGTGCCCGGGAGGCGAGATAGTGAACGCCTCTTCCGAAAACGGGCATTTAGTGTTGAACGGGATGAGCTATTCAAAACGGGACTTAAAATATTCAAATTCCGCGATCGTTGTGACCTGTAAGACTTCGGATTACGGCTCTGATCACCCTTTGGCCGGGATATATTTTCAGAAAAAGATCGAACAAAAGGCTTTCGTCGCGGGCGGGGCCTGTTGGGAAGCTCCGGCGCAGAACCTTGAAGATTTCCTGCGCGGCAAAATGTCCGCAGCTCTGT is a window encoding:
- a CDS encoding dehydrogenase encodes the protein MSERPIIIGFGPAGMFAALELIELGYSPLIFERGKSIEERSADIEKFFRERKLDAGSNIQFGEGGAGSYSDGKLFSRKNNSPVASKVLETFVRFGAPDDIIFKSKPHLGTDVLCEIVKNIRKYIISKGGEINFSSKMTGLIVSNARAKGVVINSVKEYLSSKIFLAIGHSARDTFEMLHEQNILIEQRPISVGVRIEHPAELINMIRNNKKAATYSFLYTDKESGRRVYTFCMCPGGEIVNASSENGHLVLNGMSYSKRDLKYSNSAIVVTCKTSDYGSDHPLAGIYFQKKIEQKAFVAGGACWEAPAQNLEDFLRGKMSAALLENSFRMGVRPTQLSDLFPGFVAEHLKKAFLLWKKEYPLFVSDQAILLGAETRTTCPVSFPRNVRCESVNVRNLFPIGEGAGHAGGITSSAIDAIKAVRAADG